From Nerophis ophidion isolate RoL-2023_Sa linkage group LG15, RoL_Noph_v1.0, whole genome shotgun sequence, one genomic window encodes:
- the LOC133569361 gene encoding carbonic anhydrase 1-like, whose translation MGGRLSKAGLQQLLQNYIEAKMAHAWGYATSNGPDKWVESFPIADGPRQSPIDIVPGHASYDGGMKPLSLTYDPSTCLDILNNGHSFQVSFMDDSDKSTLTGGPVSGVYRLKQFHFHWGASDDRGSEHTVAGNKYPAELHLVHWNTKYASFGDAASKPDGLAVVGVFLQIGDENANLQKVLDAFGAIKTKGKQVTFPGFDPASLLPACLDYWTYDGSLTTPPLLESVTWIVCKDPISVSSAQMAKFRSLLFTAEGEAECCMVDNYRPPQPLKGRQVRSFFK comes from the exons ATGGGGGGTCGATTATCCAAAGCAGGACTGCAGCAGCTCTTGCAGAACTACATTGAAGCAAAAATGGCTCATGCATGGGGTTATGCTACTAGTAACG GACCAGACAAATGGGTTGAGTCTTTCCCCATCGCCGATGGACCGCGTCAGTCCCCCATTGACATCGTGCCGGGCCACGCGTCCTACGACGGCGGGATGAAGCCGCTCAGCCTCACGTACGACCCGTCCACCTGCCTGGACATCCTCAACAATGGCCATTCTTTCCAGGTCTCATTCATGGACGACAGCGACAAATCCA CTCTGACCGGGGGTCCCGTCTCAGGCGTGTACCGTCTCAAGCAGTTCCACTTCCACTGGGGGGCTTCTGATGACAGGGGCTCCGAGCACACCGTGGCCGGGAACAAGTACCCAGCTGAG CTTCACCTGGTGCACTGGAACACCAAATATGCTAGCTTTGGTGATGCTGCTAGCAAACCAGACGGACTTGCTGTTGTTGGAGTTTTCCTGCAG ATTGGTGATGAAAATGCCAACCTCCAGAAGGTTCTGGACGCTTTCGGCGCCATCAAGACCAAA GGCAAGCAGGTGACCTTCCCTGGCTTCGACCCCGCCAGCTTGCTCCCCGCTTGCCTGGACTACTGGACCTACGACGGctccctgaccacgccccctctGCTGGAGAGTGTCACCTGGATCGTCTGCAAGGACCCCATCAGCGTCAGCTCGGCGCAG ATGGCCAAATTCCGCAGTCTGCTCTTCACTGCCGAGGGCGAGGCCGAGTGCTGCATGGTGGACAACTACCGTCCCCCGCAGCCGCTCAAAGGGCGCCAAGTCCGCTCTTTCTtcaagtga